The Vitis vinifera cultivar Pinot Noir 40024 chromosome 8, ASM3070453v1 genome segment CCGGAAGGATTTGAAACCCCATTAAATGACAAGCAGAAGAAAATAATCCACCGCCCCAAAGGGTTAGGTTTAATCCTTCTCAAATCACGAGTATAGGATAATGTTAAGAAGTTTCCTCATCCATACTCATCAAGTTCAAATGACaactgaaaatttttcataaatggACCAAATCAGCAAGCTGGCTGGGTTTTGATGCCGGATTGAAAAGTAACGTATTCTATACCTAATGGCTACCTGAGATGATATCAAATGATAAGTAAAATACAGTATCAACATCATATAATAAATCAACTAGGACGATGAATCTCAAGTTCAGAGCTCTGTTATCTCTGTCGTGGAGAACACAATATTCTCAAGAATGAGAACCTTCAACAGTTGAATTTAACTGGTTCCCTCCCCCAAAAGCCTGAGCTCTATCATGGCTAAAACTCCAGAGACCAATAAAaaagtccatgttcagcttccAGCAACGGCCGGGACGGCTGCTGGCTTTGCATCCTCAGCTTTCTCATGCTCTTTGTTAAGCATCTGAAAACCAAATTTGAGTGTGTAAAGATCAACTAGATACTTTTTCTATAAGAGAGAAAGcatcaaaaagggaaaaaaaaaaaaatccaactacAGGAGCATGTTATAAATAACAAGTAATCTAATATGGAAGACATCAAGAAACACTTATTTAACAACATCCCCAGTAAGTTAAGTGTTCCATAAATTTCAATGGCAAGTACATGCAATATGGCTTCAGTGCCAGCTATTGCATGCATTGAAGATATCTAAAAACTTAAGGTGTGAGCACATCATTCTTGTTCATGCTGGCAAGATGCATTAACCTCACATTTATGTATGTCCACAAAGTAACATGCATGGGAACAATACAACACAACTTCTATCTTTGAAATGACAAATTCTCGTAACATTCAACTCAATATCCAGCTTAAAATCAGGTAACCAAGGCCAATGTCTAGTTAGCATGAAAAAACTCATTCATATGAGAAGAGGGCATATTACCTTGTTATTGATCAAGTTGTGGAGAGCTATAACACTTCGGATGAGAGATGAAAGATAAATAACCAACATCATATCATTTGTTTTCACTGCATAGAAAAGGGCACACATGGATCAAAGAGTGGGAAAAGTTAGATGACATGATGAAGATACCAAAGGCAGAAAATAATATCTTGGCCTCACCTGCAAATGCCTTGATTAACTCAGCAACATTGAGATTTGGAAGCAAGTTGAAAACATCCTGcaattttgatgaaaataaaaacattggATACAGGAAGGTCGTGGATAGATaagatagagaaaaaaatccacacatggaaaaaataatatacaagtATCATTGTCCAACCTTAAtcacaaccatttttttttattatgccATTTATAGTATGTGatcaaacaaaacaatatacaACCAAACCAATTTTTCTAAGAGATTATATAATCTAGGCATTGAACACATTCAAAGagtgattttatttatttatttatttattagtgtGTGACAAGAAGCTACAACTTTTATAACTtgcacagagagagagagagcacatTCCTTTTTCGTAATCATGGAGTCAATCAAAGAAAGCAATATATAAACAAAGCTTTTCTCCAAGAAATTACTGAATCTCAACATTGAACATGCATTCAAAGTGTACACcttttttcttgataaaaaaaagaacaaaagaaaaagaaaaagtgtacatttttttttgataagctaTACTTCTGTCACttgaattaagtaataaaaagatttaaaagagaagggaaggagagagaaagagagcacAGTACAAGAAGTAGGCTAGAGAAATTATACTAGTATTTgtagagagagagggagggggaAAGAGAGATAACATAAACAAAGTGGGTCTTCCCACAAAACCACATCCTGGATTCCCAACCCAATGCAATGGTGAAGACAGCTTATCAATTTGCCAATCTGGAtttacaagaaaacaaacagcTGAAAACTCATCCAGATCCACAATCCTCATCCAGGTTTTGTGTCTGCATGACCCTCTTCAACCATGAGCCACACAAGAAATGAGTGTCATTGAAAGAGATCCCTCCACTGTAAGGTTACCCAATTATATTCGCACTCAGTTGCCTAAGATGGCAACCTCAAAACAAAGTGAACTGCCCTAAAAGTTTGCTCTCAAACTGCACCTGATAGACATGTCAGTTGCCATGTCTAGCACaaccaaaaagggaaaaagaatgtCACAAATGGAAACATGTAGGTGTATCTGAcatgaaaaaaaagaacaaatgatAAATAGATTTATCATTGTCCCACATCTTATGAAACACATAGCAAGTGAATAAATCTTCCTCAATAACTCACACATCATCATAAAACCAaactcataaataaataaataacgaaAAAGGAAAACTTGTGTAGCTAGTCTACATTGAGATTTGGTTCCTTTTCTTTGATATGATATCCTCATTTACCTACAGTTTCAAGAAGACCTTCCAAACCGCTTCTCCATACACATAAAACACTAGCtcttactttaaaaaatagataaagacctaaaaataatgaaaagaaatatgAGATCCTACATCATGTCTTCCTGAAAAATACAGATGCACGCACACTTACACATGAAGGCGGGAAGGAAgctttcacacacacacacacatgtaaGTGACAGGTAGATACAATACAGAGAAAGCAAGATATGTGATCAAGGTAGCTCCAAAATAGGATTCTAATGACATCAGTAGGACGCAAATGTACAAATAAATGAAGCAAACTCTACCTGGAGATGGTAAAGAATCTCATGATTTAGAGGAAGCTTTCCATCAACCACAAGATCAAGATAACCACGTATTTCTCTCAGTCGTGCATCCAAACCCTTCAAGGCTGCTAGTTTTCCAGTGACCTGTATGAGACAAAAGAGAAGTGGTGGTcattcctttcttctttttttcacaTAGTTGTGACACTTGTGAGAGAAGCTTCAACTTTCAGATATTTCTAAACTTGATGCAAAAGAGTCAACAACTTAAAGTAAGAAAATTCAGGAGGACAGAACCTCTGTTGCAAGAGTGCTAATGGTTGTATCCTTCACATCCCTAAGCAAGTGCTCAACTCCTAGGGAAAGGTGACACATGAAGTTAATTACTGAAGGTTCAAAAAGGTAAATAATTCATGATAAAGTCAATTTGCATCTTCAAGTTCAGAATACGGAAAGGGAAAAAGCATTGCTAAGAGGAAAATAAGAAGCTTTTCGGCTCATGACATACCAATTTCCTCAACTTCATGAGCAGCAATTTCAGATGGGACATGGACAAAAACCTTCTGGCTTTTCTGGGTAGCATTCTGTAACCATAAGCAAGCATTAGAGTAAACCAACAAGTCATTTTAATGAAATGTCTTAGACAGTAAGTCAGCAAGATTCAAGCTGAATAAAATGTAACTGATCAATCATGCACCAGCTAAATAAGAAAACATTAAAGATGTTCTTAGTTCTTACCTCTTTCACTTCCTCAACAGCATAATAAGCCTTGGTGGGAATTCCTAGCTCCTTTGGTTGGACATCAATTATGACTAAGACAGGATTGGGAACATAGCTGCAAAACCAAAGAGAAACTGATTAATCACACCGACCAGATGAAGGAAAATCAATTTCCATTGTTAGAAATGTCAATATATTTGATGATCCAAGATCACGAGCTCATTTATTCAGTTCTATCTTTTTACCAATAACAATTCATTCAAGTTCTTATCTTTTGGCCAATTATTGTACTGAATGAAACTTAGATGGGCATCACGCTACACAAAATCATTGTTTATTTAGTTGCGAGAAACATGAAGCCGAGGAAAAGATAGAGATTAACATATTGAAAACCAATAATGTCTGTTTCTCATCTCAAGGTTCAGGCTTTAAAAGGTGACTCAATATTCAACTTCAGATCAGTTTCTTGGcctatttatttatgtttaattttcatatagaaATTAAGGAAAATCAGCATGAGCTTGTGAAGAACaccatgaaaaaaatgaaacaattcCTTCACAGATTGTTGCATCTATTTCCCACCAATTAGTCCACAGAAATGCAAAAATTTTCAGATAAAGCTCCCTATACCAACATGGCCAAATCTCTAGTGCTACATCATTCCAAGAAGTTCCCAAAGAAACTACCGAAGAACAATACATAACCAAGCAGGGGAAAAAAAGGACCAAACCTTACAAAGCTCTTTGACAATGAAAAAGATGATTTACTAGTTACACAAGCTCAAGCATATAGAACAATTATGGAACATTATTACAAATCATAATAATGTTTCTCAGGAGTAAGATGTAGTTCCACTGACACAAAAATTACAAGGATGCTTCTTAAGAATCAGATCAAGCTTCACTAATATATCAGTTGCAAAATAAGCTTTCCAGAATAAGATTAAATTTCAGTAATTAATCGTTTATAAGAATCAAGATCCATGAGCTTACTCATGGAACAGTCCGTGAATATCTAGGTCATTCTCCCGCAGTTTTGGTCCTGTGCTGTACCATCCAACCACGTGCTCCTTGGCTGAAACAAATCATAAATTCCCATAAGAAATCGCCCATAAAAATTGTAAGCGAGACCTCATCATTTACGAAAAATAATACCATTTATTCTCTTGAACATGGAAAACATTGATTCATGATAGTTGTGGTCAAGAAACCATATGCTTGGGTCCTTGTCATCTTCTTCAAAGGGCACTGCAAACACAACACCCTACTATTTAGCAACAGCCAATAATTGGCAATTCTTGTACCCTCTTAACAATGCCAATACTATAAACCCTAACCCTCCGCTTGGTGCCCAAGAAAACCAaggaatggaaaagaaaattatcaatataCTCTTTGTGGCTGTggtcccaaaaattaaaaacaaaataagaaaattatgaaaCCAAGACAAGCAATTAATCATGTAAAGTTGAGTGCCGAATTTCAATCATTAGCTGCGTCTTAAAATGTtcgttttcttttatttttccacaTTTTCTGAGCAACCAAACGGACCATAAAATTTCAGATCTAAACAGAATGAAGCAAGGTAGCTGGAGGTTTAGAATTGAACCTGCGTAACTGTTAGTGACATCAACAGTTCCTTTGAAAGAACTACCGAGTAGAACTCCGATGACTCGTTTTCGAGTGTCTTTGGCGACTCGGTTGTAGTTGTCGACGATGCTGAGAAGCACCAGAGGATGGACTATGACCTTCTCGATCGGTCTGGATGATATCTGCTGCGTTTTAATCACGTCCATCGGTATTTCGATTCAACGGCGGAGATCAGTCCGTACCCAAGCCCTACCCCTCGGTCTCTCTCTTCTTCGACTCTCCAGAATGCCCTTGTGCTTCTTGCGATTCTCGCTTCATGAAAATTCAGAATACAGGCAAAACCCACCGCACAAGAAACCTTTTTCAAAGCTCCGCACTGGGCCACCCGGCTGCGCTCAGGTATGGGCCAGTGCATTCTGGGCCTAACCAACCCATCACCCATGGCCCACTTTTGCTCAAATCTTAAAAGCATCCAAATTTCCTGTGGTTTAacaatttatctttttttatttctattttttttcatatctttcCAGTGCtctttaattatgaatatttcccctttttttttattttttttattgtaacacattgaaatttaaataattgaaataaaactTTTCAACCATGATCATTTATCACCATTTAGATTGACACTTTGAAAGccaaaatctttatttttattttgatattttaattaaaatattttaacttaaaaaaatagttcaatAAGAAAACTAGAATAATGTTACCCTTTAAAAGCCTGTGTCTTTTATTGTGTCTAGAAATTATTTCATGTCATAAAATTTTTGTATATCAAAACCTTCTTATTCCAACTTTTggttaaaactaaaatatgagAAGTTATTCCAAatgtaattaaataatttttcctttattgtatTTCTACAATTCCATTCTATCCTTCTATCACTCTCTCTTCTAAGCCTTTCCGAGAGCCCAACTAGGCTTTGGGAGATGGTTAAAACCTCTTGCTCAAATGAGGCCACAAGAGAAAtccattaaaatttattgaggGTGCCCACGCAAAAACTAATGTGTACTTCCTAAGCTCACATATTTCTCATCAAAATTTATTGAGGGTGTCCATGCTAACTAAATTTAAAAGTCACAGCTTTTTCTAAACTCACATGCAGCATTGAAACAACTCAAGGAGTAACCTTTGAACAGGTTGTGACATCAAACCGAATAGCCAATGTCCAAATACCTAATCTCAAGTTCTCAGAGCTTGTGAGACTGTTCCACCATGACAGAATGATGGGATTGCTAATGAGACATAATTTTTTGCTAATTGATTCCAGGAGTTAAGGTGATTGTTTGGGACCGGGGCGATAAGACAACAAACCCTTGCCTGTCATATATACTGAAAAAACACTACCGACAAATCCTGCTCTAAATACGACATTGGTGAAGAAACACAAGTAGTTCCCTCATCGAGTAACCTAATCAGTGAAGAATCACTCAATGCTATTATCAAAAGTTCCATGGAGGCTCCCAAGAAGTAGGAACTGAGGAAGCAGTCGGATTTGTTAAGTAAACCGTGGCTCTTAACCACATCTAGCCTTCGAGCCTCTACTTTAGCAGCTGCCATCTCATACAAAACAGTATGGACCACGGAAGAAACTGGCAATGCTAGAGAGCTTGAAATCCCATCAACAGCCCCAAGATGGAGAAACTGAGGAAGCAACCAAAATATTTGCTTGCTCAAAAACGCAAGTGTTTCCAATGGAGATCACAACCCCAACAATTATGAAGGTCACCCATGTTGGTACAACTTCAATGTGGCCAGTTAAGGCAATCTCCCCACTTTAATCCCTCGCTTTCAAATCTCCTGGCACTCCAACAGTGAACACTCTTGCAGCAAAAGAAGGCGCAAGTGGATCCCAGGAATCCCCCTTCATTCTAGTCAGGTTTCACGCAAAGAAACAGGAAAGACCACAAGAAAGAGACTTCACCTATCAGCTATCTGTTCTCACCTTTATCGCACCGGTTGGCTGATGGGTGAGCGACTTGGGCTGCTGTGCGGGAGAAATGTGCCCATTCTTGATTGGTAAAGCAGTTTTGTGCAGAGGAGGGCGGTTGACAGCATTTCCAGCAGCCTCAGAGGGAGCAGGAACTGCTGCTAGAAGTTTGGGGCATGGCATGGCATTCTTAGAGCGAACAGGAGATGAGGAGGCAAGTACAGCGTGCCCAAAATGTGGTTGCCACTCACAAGGAGCACCTAGCTGGTCGATCCAGACATGATTTGTAGACGCATGCCGGGCTCACTCTTCTTGGTCGGAGCATACAATAGTACTGTCAACAGGAACAGTTCCTGTACAGTTCCAGGCCCTCAAATCCACATGGAAATCGTGCATACAATTATTTCGGTTTCCTTGACCTCTCACTCTGCAAAGTCTCCATCTATGCTGCTCTTGTTGTTCTAAAGTTTGGCTTGGCAATACAATGACAACCTCATCTAAGCACCGCGCATCAACCATACAAGAAAACATGGATAGAGTTTTTTGTAACCCATAAACCACACTAAATTCTATTGCACAAAGCATCATAACTGAGTACCACGTAAAGCACAATGCAGTTTTTTAAGCTACAACTTAACATGGCAGTTTCTCTcttattctctttatttatatGTCCCACAGGCTGATAGACTAGGCCACAGAGACAACCAATGATACAGGCGGGGTTGAACAACTGTCACCAAATTGAAATTGGGAACCTCGCTTGGTGCCATGCAGAGTTAATGCCAGATATGCCTGAAAATCTATGTTTTGGGTTCTTATAGATGAGTTTTCTTGAATAAGTCAACAAGAGAGGACGGAGTGGGTGTCAGAAGAGAAGAGAACCTGAGCCCCATGGTCTGTTGCCCAAGCTGCACAACCAAAGTACTATTTTTCATAGAGCTGACTAGCTCCCTTGGAGGGCTGTGGAATGTCTTGGACATGGAGGGCACAAAGATTCTGAACACTGTTTTAACTTGTGAGTGGAGTCAGTGGACTACCCTTCGGTTTAGCACATCTATACAAACATAACCAGCTCAAGAACAGAAGTGTTGCAGACAGCATAACTAATGCTGGAACCCCAAACTAACAGACCATGGCTTTATATATGCAAGAGCACAACCTCCAATCACTGGGAGAAGGGTCATAAGAAAGGAGCCAACATTTTGTCAAGGCACCTTCCTTTTCATATCAATTTGATCACTGGGTGTTTGGATTTTTCCTTGTTCAGTAAAGAATGATCCTAAGGAGGTTATATGACCAGATATCCCAACAGCTATAAGGGCTAATGCTGTACAGAACAGGACTCCTTGGGTGTTGCCAATGCATTCTGGCTGGTATAAACTACAGGACCCCGTTGCATTAGAAAGAACAGGTGGTGTTGACCTTGCCAAGAAGCTGAGTCCCTGCAGACAGAAGAAATGGCTTAAATAGAAGAAATTCCACTAACAGCAAGTCTTTCAATAATGGAATAAATAGGGGTTGAATTAGTTGGATAAATAAGTGAGACTACAACAGTGTTATTGACTGTGGGCCTAGGCACAATAACAAAGCATTATATCCTAACTACTTAAGTCAGGTAGATAAATCTTTCTTCAACATTCAGGTCTATCCAAGATCATAATAAAAGCTATCACTTCACATGGTGTGACTTAAAGTAATCTAAATGACATGCTCTTCCAATAATATCAAATTAGGTATGCACCCTCTAATTCTGTATACATGCATAGCACATGCCACCTGTATTATTACAAACctataaagttttattttgatttccaTTACAATGGGGCAAACCAACAACAGGGCCACCTCCATGACTTCCTAAAATGAAGTGCCAGCAAAATTAGGACTCCAAGAATGATAAGGATATGTTTTTCATAGGACTATAGTGACAGAGATAATCAAgcattaaatatttataacactTTAACCATAGATGGAGTCAACAAATAGTCCTACCTATGGACATTTGTTGTAGAACACTTGAGCCCCCACATTTCTAAGTAGTGAACACTAGAGAGATAAATTTAACTCCAGATGCTGGGCCAGAGACTCCTTTCAAACATAATGCAGCTTTAAAATGTTCCATATGCAGATACATGTTTTGACTAACTCAGTTGGTCTACCCAACTATGATGCTACATTTGTCCCGCCGAGGCAGCAGTTGGTCTACCCAAAAAAAACAATCCAAggtttatttcaaatattatgaACTCATATGGGAATCTTTATCATGAGGCCTACCAATTGTAAATTTCGTTGGTTGGTCAATGATAATGTAAGGCAGCTTTAAAAAGCCAGAACATTCAAAATCCCTTTCTTCATTGTCAAAACTGTGACACAGATGCTTGGTTTTGGCTAATTAAAAGCATGTTCATCCATTTGAAAAAATGAAGCTAtggaaaacaaaacataaacaaGTTTGAATGCTACATGACACCATGATTGAATAACCGTATTTTGATTAGATTCTTAAACACTCCCTGATCATTCTTCCTGTTTTCCCTACTGAATGAGACTAAATATAGAAAAACTACATAAACTATTTTGGTGtagtttattataattaaagCAAATGGCATAAATGATTCAATATCATTCAtacaaaattctcaaaaaaagaGGGAGGTTCTAGAAACTTACAAGGCTATAGGCAAGACTCGAGAACAAGATCATCCAATAGTCACTCATGAAAGCAACAAGGAAGGTCATGCCTAAAGGCATTATGATTGCAGCGCCCAAGAACAATGTCGACAATAGCAGCTGCAGATGTGAACACAAGCATCCAAACATTTGTTAAGGATGCCATCACCACCCACATGGCATAGCCCGCTAGTATATCAGCTCATACAAGAACCACCATGTATACACaagaaacaaaatggaaaaacaatGAATGAATAATTTACAAACCTCTTGTTTTTGCTCTGCCATTTGCACAAAGCAATTGCTCAAATACCACATGCATTATATTTTCACACACTCGTTGTCAAAACAGCTTTCTATTAATATGACTCAGCTTATGCCAATTGGAATTGGGATCAATTAATTTCCAGGGGCATCTTTGTTGACAAGGAGATGCCCGCAAGTGTTTTACT includes the following:
- the LOC100247677 gene encoding 26S proteasome non-ATPase regulatory subunit 7 homolog A is translated as MDVIKTQQISSRPIEKVIVHPLVLLSIVDNYNRVAKDTRKRVIGVLLGSSFKGTVDVTNSYAVPFEEDDKDPSIWFLDHNYHESMFSMFKRINAKEHVVGWYSTGPKLRENDLDIHGLFHDYVPNPVLVIIDVQPKELGIPTKAYYAVEEVKENATQKSQKVFVHVPSEIAAHEVEEIGVEHLLRDVKDTTISTLATEVTGKLAALKGLDARLREIRGYLDLVVDGKLPLNHEILYHLQDVFNLLPNLNVAELIKAFAVKTNDMMLVIYLSSLIRSVIALHNLINNKMLNKEHEKAEDAKPAAVPAVAGS